Proteins from one Cystobacter ferrugineus genomic window:
- a CDS encoding ADYC domain-containing protein — protein MRSLPTSSWLLGALLLGACAGPIEPDSTPEAELAIAADPLQAENGGNLNGGNLNGGNLNGNDLSNFVVSVNFNPARKNGYTLENVWLQGTTFYGTYTNGLVIRDREFTEVEFQGNLGDGGGTVRMRIAGMNQAPAPNTDITLYSLQYFDTTDYGWKPACRDAAGTVVQALPVAGVWNYQQGVPGGGSKYSDPERFTFACLGGAIAKCALWGYRPWASYNGTPLEQYHQACTRLVRADYCGNGQAYTTAGNRINLYDPLGIQQDTEGWFFEAAWDVNGAKCFYALNRTHSQLPCFSSRQDLLCGLDLGSNNMGMLLANETPGTLGMDPGW, from the coding sequence ATGCGTTCCCTCCCGACTTCCTCCTGGCTCCTTGGAGCCCTGCTGCTGGGCGCTTGCGCGGGCCCCATCGAGCCCGACAGCACCCCGGAGGCCGAGCTGGCCATCGCCGCGGATCCGCTCCAGGCGGAGAACGGCGGCAACCTCAACGGCGGCAACCTCAACGGTGGCAACCTCAACGGCAACGACCTGTCCAACTTCGTCGTCAGCGTGAACTTCAATCCGGCGCGCAAGAATGGCTACACGCTGGAGAACGTGTGGCTCCAGGGCACCACCTTCTATGGCACTTATACGAACGGCCTGGTCATCCGCGACCGGGAGTTCACCGAGGTGGAGTTCCAGGGCAACCTGGGTGACGGCGGCGGCACCGTGCGCATGCGCATCGCCGGGATGAACCAGGCGCCGGCGCCCAACACGGACATCACGCTCTACAGCTTGCAGTACTTCGACACCACGGACTACGGCTGGAAGCCGGCCTGCCGCGACGCCGCGGGCACCGTCGTGCAAGCCCTTCCCGTGGCGGGCGTGTGGAACTACCAGCAGGGCGTGCCCGGCGGGGGCTCGAAGTACAGCGATCCCGAGCGTTTCACCTTCGCCTGCCTGGGCGGCGCCATCGCCAAGTGCGCGCTGTGGGGCTACCGGCCCTGGGCCAGCTACAACGGCACCCCGCTCGAGCAATACCACCAGGCCTGCACGCGCCTGGTGCGCGCGGACTACTGCGGCAATGGCCAAGCGTATACGACCGCCGGCAACCGCATCAACCTCTACGATCCTCTCGGCATCCAGCAGGACACCGAGGGCTGGTTCTTCGAGGCCGCGTGGGACGTGAACGGCGCCAAGTGCTTCTACGCGCTCAACCGCACCCACTCGCAGTTGCCCTGCTTCAGCTCCCGGCAGGACCTGCTGTGCGGTCTGGACCTGGGCTCGAACAACATGGGCATGCTGCTGGCCAACGAGACGCCCGGCACCCTGGGGATGGATCCGGGCTGGTAG
- a CDS encoding viperin family antiviral radical SAM protein: MSQPTLDVHPSPRSELERPSSPLGASGREVAPRQEMPPSVNYHLWEPCNMRCRFCFATFQDVRAEVLPDGHLPREEALRLVEVLATHFAKLTFAGGEPLLCRWLPELVRAAKARGVTTMLVTNGSRLDSKRLAQFQGSLDWVTLSIDSASPETNVKLGRAVQGRRAHTPEDYLAMGERVRAAGVRLKVNTVVTSLNALEDMTGLIRGLRPERWKLLRVLPVEGQNSGKVEPLLCSTSLFQSFVDRHRGLEAKGIILVPEDNTDMRGSYAMVDPAGRFFDNAQGGYHYSAPILSAGLRTAWSQVHFSMERFEQRGGRYDFGGAR; encoded by the coding sequence ATGTCGCAGCCCACCCTCGATGTCCACCCATCCCCCCGCTCGGAGCTCGAGCGCCCTTCCTCCCCCCTCGGCGCGAGTGGCCGGGAGGTGGCCCCGCGCCAGGAGATGCCCCCCTCGGTCAACTACCACCTGTGGGAGCCGTGCAACATGCGTTGCCGGTTCTGCTTCGCGACCTTCCAGGACGTGCGCGCCGAGGTCCTGCCTGACGGGCACCTGCCCCGCGAGGAGGCGCTCCGGCTGGTGGAGGTGCTCGCCACGCACTTCGCGAAGCTCACCTTCGCGGGCGGCGAGCCGCTGCTGTGCAGGTGGTTGCCGGAGCTGGTCCGCGCCGCCAAGGCGCGTGGCGTGACGACCATGTTGGTGACGAATGGGAGCCGGCTGGATTCGAAGCGGCTCGCCCAGTTCCAGGGAAGCCTGGACTGGGTCACCCTGAGCATCGACAGCGCCTCGCCCGAGACGAATGTGAAGTTGGGGCGGGCGGTCCAGGGCCGCCGGGCGCACACCCCGGAGGACTACCTCGCCATGGGCGAGCGCGTGCGAGCGGCCGGGGTGCGCCTCAAGGTGAACACGGTCGTCACGTCCCTCAACGCGTTGGAGGACATGACGGGGCTGATCCGGGGCTTGCGTCCGGAGCGGTGGAAGCTGCTGCGCGTCCTGCCAGTCGAAGGACAGAACAGCGGGAAGGTGGAACCCCTGCTGTGCTCCACCTCGCTCTTCCAGTCCTTCGTCGACAGACATCGAGGACTGGAAGCGAAGGGCATCATCCTGGTGCCCGAGGACAACACGGACATGCGCGGCAGCTACGCGATGGTGGATCCCGCCGGACGCTTCTTCGACAACGCCCAGGGGGGATACCACTACAGCGCCCCCATCCTCTCCGCGGGCCTTCGCACGGCCTGGTCCCAGGTCCACTTCTCGATGGAGCGCTTCGAGCAGCGTGGCGGCCGCTATGACTTCGGAGGTGCGCGATGA
- a CDS encoding ParA family protein, translating to MKTIAFVSGTGGAGKTSLVYHLAHMLPRLGYPTLAVDLDPLATLSSLLLGDKRLEEMWDEGTHTVFSSLAPLMVDREDIEKPSPVLVTESLWGLAGEPALWNLEGPLAEARFTGHSGDRSAFSRLSAFHRVVQRAGEETKSAVALLDLGSGLGSINQTALLAADYLVFPVAADAFSLHGLKVLGPFIRQWREEWRLLRQRAGSFSAELPKGRMAPVGYVALRLNFSLGHRHRFEAQWMNQLSAVYATEVLGEKEAEIPQDGYDASCLALLRNYGSLMSMAQEARKPMFDLKPADGAVGSYAPLVRECFEDFEGLATMLALKCGLEKPT from the coding sequence GTGAAGACGATTGCCTTCGTCAGCGGCACGGGGGGCGCGGGCAAGACGAGTCTGGTCTATCATCTGGCGCATATGCTGCCACGGCTGGGTTATCCGACGCTGGCGGTGGATCTGGATCCTCTCGCGACATTGTCTTCCCTGCTTCTTGGCGACAAACGTCTGGAAGAGATGTGGGATGAGGGGACTCATACGGTCTTCTCGAGCCTCGCTCCGCTGATGGTAGACCGGGAAGACATCGAAAAACCCAGTCCCGTCCTTGTCACGGAGTCCCTCTGGGGCCTCGCTGGGGAGCCCGCCCTCTGGAACCTGGAGGGACCGTTGGCGGAGGCTCGGTTCACGGGTCACTCGGGTGATCGGTCCGCGTTCTCGCGGCTGTCCGCCTTCCACCGGGTCGTGCAGCGGGCCGGCGAGGAGACGAAGAGCGCGGTGGCGCTCCTCGATCTGGGCAGTGGCTTGGGTTCCATCAACCAGACCGCGCTTCTCGCCGCGGACTACCTCGTCTTCCCGGTGGCGGCCGATGCGTTCTCCTTGCACGGCCTCAAGGTCCTGGGTCCATTCATCAGACAGTGGCGTGAGGAATGGCGACTCCTCCGCCAGCGCGCCGGGAGCTTCTCGGCTGAGTTGCCCAAGGGGCGCATGGCTCCCGTGGGGTATGTGGCGCTTCGGCTGAACTTCTCCCTGGGACATCGCCATCGGTTCGAGGCGCAATGGATGAACCAGCTTTCCGCTGTCTACGCCACGGAGGTGCTCGGCGAGAAGGAGGCGGAGATACCTCAAGATGGCTATGACGCGAGTTGTCTCGCGCTCCTGCGCAATTACGGCAGCTTGATGTCCATGGCGCAGGAAGCACGAAAGCCCATGTTCGACCTGAAGCCCGCGGACGGGGCCGTCGGCAGCTACGCTCCACTCGTCCGCGAGTGTTTCGAGGATTTCGAGGGGCTGGCGACGATGCTCGCTCTGAAGTGTGGCTTGGAGAAACCAACGTAA
- a CDS encoding RNA-binding domain-containing protein has protein sequence MLRVEELERLMVELESHRVERKQSLSDPEKIRQAICAFSNDLPATGLPGYLFVGVDDAGVPTGKPITNKEFDRILQTLADMRSDGNILPPPRMNVEKVVLRGAAVAVVEVFPAAAPPVRFKGQVWVRVGPRRATATADEERVLSERSIANARTFDQRACPGARLDDLVIDSILNDYLPSAVARSVLAENHRTVEEKLAALRLFDLRRGEPTYAAILLFGKNPLEFVPGAYIQFVRFNGDTQVDPVQDQKELKGNLFTTLIQLNTLLPLQVRTARVQGPRLVAEERSDYPIIAVRELALNALLHRNYEHTSAPVRLNWFASKVEIHSPGGLYGQVTPQNFRNVSDYRNPVLGEAMKVLGYVERFGVGIARAEAALAGNGNPAAEFVIEPTHMLVTLRSAS, from the coding sequence ATGCTGCGGGTCGAGGAGCTGGAGCGGTTGATGGTGGAGCTGGAGTCTCACCGGGTCGAGCGCAAGCAGTCGCTGAGTGACCCGGAGAAGATTCGTCAGGCCATCTGTGCCTTCTCCAATGACCTGCCCGCGACGGGACTGCCCGGCTATCTCTTCGTTGGAGTCGATGATGCGGGCGTGCCGACGGGCAAGCCCATCACCAACAAGGAATTCGACAGGATTCTCCAGACGCTGGCGGACATGCGCTCGGATGGAAACATCCTCCCGCCCCCTCGGATGAACGTCGAAAAGGTCGTCCTTCGCGGAGCCGCCGTGGCCGTGGTCGAGGTGTTCCCGGCGGCGGCGCCTCCGGTCCGGTTCAAGGGCCAGGTCTGGGTGCGAGTGGGGCCACGCCGGGCGACCGCCACCGCGGATGAGGAGCGGGTTCTGTCCGAGCGGAGCATCGCGAACGCGCGGACGTTCGACCAGCGGGCCTGTCCAGGTGCGCGGCTCGATGACCTGGTGATCGACTCCATCCTCAACGACTACCTCCCGAGCGCCGTGGCCCGGAGTGTGCTCGCCGAGAATCACAGAACCGTGGAAGAGAAGCTGGCGGCCCTGCGGCTCTTCGATCTTCGCCGGGGAGAGCCGACCTACGCCGCCATTCTGCTCTTTGGAAAGAACCCGCTGGAGTTCGTCCCGGGCGCGTATATCCAGTTCGTTCGCTTCAACGGAGATACCCAGGTCGATCCCGTGCAGGATCAGAAGGAACTCAAGGGCAACCTCTTCACGACCTTGATTCAACTCAACACGTTGCTGCCCCTCCAGGTGCGAACGGCGCGGGTCCAGGGGCCGCGTCTGGTGGCGGAGGAGCGCTCCGATTACCCGATCATCGCCGTCAGGGAGTTGGCCCTCAACGCGCTGCTTCACCGCAACTATGAGCACACCAGTGCGCCCGTGCGGCTCAACTGGTTCGCGAGCAAGGTGGAGATCCACAGCCCTGGAGGACTGTATGGCCAGGTGACGCCGCAGAACTTCCGCAACGTGAGCGACTACCGCAACCCGGTGCTGGGCGAGGCCATGAAGGTCCTGGGGTACGTGGAGCGTTTTGGTGTGGGGATCGCTCGCGCGGAGGCGGCCTTGGCTGGCAATGGCAACCCCGCCGCCGAATTCGTCATCGAGCCGACCCACATGCTGGTGACGCTCCGGAGCGCATCGTGA
- a CDS encoding RNA polymerase sigma factor yields MHATLLSVCLHSGERYDFEQFFLRSVRNGVYSWYRRAGNVRTCAIDSIPEPACDIQPDDQYVRFETQVGVHKALCTLRDDDRQVLMLSYFDELSDLEISERLGISHAAVRKRLQRAREKLEEKFLQQCQ; encoded by the coding sequence GTGCACGCCACCTTGTTGAGCGTCTGCCTGCACTCCGGCGAGCGCTACGACTTCGAGCAGTTCTTCCTGCGCTCCGTCAGGAACGGCGTGTACAGCTGGTACCGGCGGGCCGGCAATGTGCGCACCTGTGCCATTGATTCCATCCCGGAGCCGGCATGCGACATCCAACCCGATGACCAGTATGTGCGGTTCGAGACGCAGGTGGGCGTCCACAAGGCGCTTTGCACGCTGCGGGACGACGACCGGCAGGTGTTGATGCTGAGCTACTTCGACGAGCTGAGCGACCTTGAAATCTCCGAGCGCCTGGGCATCAGCCACGCCGCCGTGCGCAAGCGGCTGCAGCGCGCGCGGGAGAAATTGGAGGAGAAATTCCTCCAGCAATGTCAGTGA